One segment of Scyliorhinus torazame isolate Kashiwa2021f chromosome 14, sScyTor2.1, whole genome shotgun sequence DNA contains the following:
- the LOC140390554 gene encoding uncharacterized protein, producing the protein MLSVQKIEQTQKAVQATHLVAQSAIAQPRSIVKHKSFSLSDESDEDSVPTIQNTKAIRLAPLKHKRVRVGSKKIEEDGETITRNIFDHQWVHEQIDPSKIDEWSKGLPHPKKGGKTTWDEIHRLQAIYSLHPFDGVQILIIMLGTRISSTLRNEVEVTLGDDLQNLEAGWLTIKNWLLQFRPPRTNWSKITACFQKNDEDIQDFEERFLHTWMEYSGMTLDQENDTWDASTLSPLKTAFIACVKPGVSAALNLVLPAWATAGTYRDIVDRCIQIDRGLHNQATFNTAAAQMQPIAQIQPTLPAAPAAAVAAPAGISAVTTISPPALEQTCTLAPLKSRKKIPQCLSCGRVGHWMAKCYQKQRMDSRDDNEVDNVHYNTFPPRGQPCNTYQQDTPSLASGQQHWLSNYNHGLLLQLINNSIIIAQLFTTWLYRIISGNCLFGLPPLSNMKMMF; encoded by the coding sequence atgctttctgtacaaaagattgaacaaactcagaaagcagtccaagccactcacctagtggcacaatcggcaattgcacagccaagatcaattgttaaacataaatcattttctctgtcggatgaatcagacgaagatagtgttcctacaatacaaaatactaaagcaattcgactagcccctttaaaacacaaacgggttagagttggaagcaaaaaaatagaggaagatggtgaaactatcactagaaacatatttgaccaccaatgggttcatgaacaaattgatccttctaaaattgacgaatggtccaagggtcttccacaccctaaaaagggtggtaagaccacatgggatgaaattcacagattacaagccatttacagtctccacccatttgatggagtacaaattctgattatcatgctaggtactcgtataagttcaacccttagaaatgaagtagaagttacccttggagacgatttgcaaaatttagaagctggttggctaacaatcaagaattggctgttacaatttcgccccccgaggaccaattggtctaagatcacagcttgctttcaaaaaaacgatgaagatattcaggattttgaggaaagatttttacatacttggatggaatattcagggatgacactcgaccaggaaaatgacacatgggatgcaagcactttaagtccattaaaaacggcttttatagcctgtgttaaacctggagtttctgctgccttgaatttggttttaccagcttgggccacagctggcacataccgagacatagttgaccgatgcattcagatagatcgtggtttgcacaatcaggcaacttttaacactgcagctgctcaaatgcagcctattgctcaaatccagcccacgttacctgctgctccagccgcggctgttgcagcacctgcaggaatatcagcagtaactacaatttcaccaccagcgctagaacaaacatgtacccttgctccattaaaatcacgtaagaaaataccacaatgtctttcctgtggtagagtaggacactggatggcaaaatgctatcaaaaacaacggatggattcgagagatgataatgaagtagacaatgttcactacaatacatttccacctcgtggtcaaccatgtaacacgtaccaacaagacacacccagtttggcttctggtcagcaacactggctaagcaactacaaccatggtttgcttttacagttaatcaacaacagtatcataatagcccaactgtttaccacatggctttacagaatcatctcaggcaactgcctgttcggccttccaccattatccaatatgaagatgatgttctga